One Aegilops tauschii subsp. strangulata cultivar AL8/78 chromosome 2, Aet v6.0, whole genome shotgun sequence genomic window, GTTCATTCATCCGGCAAAAAGTGAACCCTAGGGACTAAAGTTAACGACGAGCATTATTGTATGTTAGTAGAAAGCTTATTGAAATGAAAACTTAATTAATGTTTCGTTTCTTGGTAGTTTTTGCAACTAGAGTGAGACATGTGTGTTACTGTCATATATGTCGTGGAGCTAGCTAGTCAAGTGAAGTCTTTCTTATTTAGATTTTCCTGAAGGAACCACCATGTGAGCCCATGTGTGGAGCTTTGGTTCTCTTGCAAAAGATACGTACGTAGTTGGTGTCCAGTCATCTGCTACATGGTGGAGAAGTATTACTGATTAAGTAGTAGCTTAATTTACAGGCAGAGAAGAGATGCATAGTTTGAATTGGGGGTCCAGATGAGAACTGAAAAGGAAACCCTGCCTTATTGCCTATATATAAGAAGACAAGAGTCTATGCCTATGGACAAGTAGAGAGTGAGCTAGGATGGCAACATCACCGATGACGCAGGAGAACCAACACGCGGTTGTTGTCCTGCCTGTCGCCAACGCCACTGAGGGTGGCCTTGTGGATTCTGCTGGGCGGCCAAAGGAATCGCAGGTCTGTTTCTTCTAATTGATCTGAGGGTCagtgtctcctgtcatttatgtAGTTATAATGGACTAAATTGTTTGTGTATGTTTGACGCAGCACGCTAGGCTGAAAATCGACATAGGTGAGAACAGGAGCATGGTCATTGAGATCACCCTTACAGGGAAGCTGGCTCTGCAGTGCCCTGCTGATGCTGCGCCCTCGGcggacgccgccgccgcagcagcagcagcagcagagggAGTTAAAAACCAGGAGTACATGGGCCAGATGCGCGGATGGCTGATGACCGTGGGCACCCTGTTCATCGGCATGTCGTTTCACGCGGCGATGCGACCGCCAAGCTGGATGCCCAAGGATTGGTACCAAGTGCTGAGGAAGACTAATTACATCCGTCTTCCCTGGTCCCATCTTTCTCCTGCAGAAATGGCGGCGCCAGATAACATCTCAAAGAAACAGGCTGTTCATGCATTAAAGTACGTGCTCATTAACACGACCACTTTCGCCATATCACTGGCACTAGTGCTAGCACTGGTGATAATGAAAAGGTCGCCACCCACACGTTTCATATATATGGTGAAGGTGATGGTGGGGCTCCTCTGCTTCTTCGTCGCCTGGACCTTCGCCATCGGTAACGCATACGATCCAGCCGCTTCATGGTTGGTCGTTGCTTATCTTGCGTTGTACGGCTTTTATACGCTTGTTACCTTCTTCGCCGTGATGTGGCTTCCCTACCACCTGCTCAGGCCGGCTTTGGAACGGCTTAAGCTTTTGCCCAAGCCTGCTGCCCAGGTAAGCTCTTGAGAGGCCACAGATTGTGAAAATAAGCCAGTGAGATTAGCAACTGTCTGTTTGGAAAGGCTTCCTATGAATGAGAGGTCATTAATTTTCAGTGATGATGAATGTAAAGTCTAGAGTGACCTCTGGACTCATGTCGTCTTTGTTATGTTTGTTAGATGAAAGTGCCCTGTTTCCATGTAGAGTTGGCAGCCATATCCTCTGGCAGAATCAAGCTGCGTCGTGATTGAGTAACATGTTTGCTCTGTAGTTGCCTGATAATGTTTGGTACCTGAAGAAAACAGTTTCTTGAATCTGAGCTGGTTTCAGTTTCTGTATTTTCGCAATTCAATTTCAGAGCCTAGTTGCAGGATTCAGGCAATAACACAGAGAAAATAGATACATCTGGGAGTGATTTTACAGAGATAGATTCAATTACAGAGAAAAGTTGAGACACAACCAGCACAAGGGGAGGCTAGGATTTAACCGAATACAAGGAGAGATGCCCAGTGCTGCTCCCAAATCCCAACCCATTTCATACAACTGGAGGTAAAAGAAGATGGTGAAAGTAAAGCTAAAGTGCAGTAAGGTTGTCGTCGAAAAGTTATCCCCGATCACAGTGAGATTGTCTTCCATTCTTTAACTGTTGATTCTTACACCTACACAATATTGTTGGTTGGTCCTTGCATGGTCTCAATAATAGCAAACCCTCATGACAGTCATAATTTTCAGTATTTGAATCTCAACTGGTTTCAGTTTATGTATTTTGGCAATAAACGTCTGCTACTCCAGTTTGTAGTGCCATCTACCTCGTCGTAATGCAGGTGTTGCATGGTCTAGAAATAAAACATTGGTTGATTGGATATAACCTTAAAGATTGCACATGTAATATTGTTGGTTGGTCTCAATAATACCAAATGCTGATGACAATCATGATTTCCGCATTTTATTCTTAACTGGTTTCAGTTTTTGTAATATTgtaatttcacaaaaaaaaactaCTTGTTTTGGGAGCGAGGATCTTGCATTCTTGCTGCGTATGTAGGAGTTTCCTTCTAATTTAAACCTGGAAATGCAAATGTGGTCTAGTCTACAAGTTTAACCCAGCCAATTGGTAGTTTCAGCTTAGCAACTTCTCAATACTCTTTTTGTTATGCGCCATCCAGGCAGGCATGCACATGTACAACTACATTGTAGTGCCATCCACCTCGTACAGAAGGCGTTGTATGATATTGTTGGTCGGTCTCAATAATATCCAAACCATGCTCATGACAATCATGATTACTTCTTATATCCAAACCATGCCACTCCAGAGTGAATAGTTATATTTCCATTCGTATAATTTTGTTGGTTGGGCCCCTCTGTTGGGTACACAAATGCCCAACAGGAATCGGTTTGAAAACATAACTGGAGGAGGGCAGAGTTGTTTGTTGCGAAATTATTCCTGATGGTAGATTGCTATTTAATTTCTATTTTGCTTTTGCAGGCGTGCATTCTGAGTATTTGGTGGTGAAATTACTTCGTAATAGTGAGGCAGGGGTGCATGTCTTAATTCATTAAGCCACTGTGTAATTACTTTTAATTAAGATGGTTGGAGGCAGGCTAGTAGTTGTTTTCTTCCATGTGTATCACTTTCTTTTCTGGTATATAATTACCAGCCAGACACTGTCCTAATCTCTGCCATCTCTCTCTGCTGCTACTTCCTGCCTGGACTTTGGTACCGCCAGTAATACTGCTGCTGTTACAGGTATCACCACTTTTCACATTTCACTGCACTCTTATATATGCATTTCAATTCTTGATTGCACCTATGCCACCTGTTTCCGCCTGTCTAATGAGCATATGTATTATTATTAGTCATGAAAAACATTGTGGTAATCCATTAGTTTCTACCGATCTTCTTCGCCTCTCCCCAGGAATCAATCTCCAATTCTCTGTTACAGCCACACATTGCTCGGTTTTGCTCCTGCTCCAGACCACAGAGGGGGATTCACCCTCGTCGCCTTCCTACCATGGCTTGGCCTGACCAGGCTGTTAACTACCTCCTGCTTGCCATCACATGCTCTGGGAGTATAGTATCGTTAGTTGACTGAATGCACCATGTACACTGCATTGTCTCAACAATAAAAAACATCATAGGAAGTATTTTAGGCACATGCTTGAGACTGTATTTATCCACCTAATTcgtcttttccttcctattttagTATGGACAAGCTAAAATATGATAAGttggccctgacagacacatccAGCACGCACCGTCACATGTGATTCCTCACCATTATCAGTGTTTTTAATGATAAACATTGTAATATCTGTGCACGTTAGATTGTAACGTGCGCCCCTCTCTTCTCTTCATCTACAAGTCATAGAGATATAGATAGATAGAGTTGGAGTCCTTTTAACGTTCacctcccactttaacaatgctcgtctctcTCACTTGCACTTTTccttttgaaaaagttttaggtttccctttatattttttttgtttttaaatttTATAAATGCACACAACAGAATGAAATGACTCtttaaaacttccgggttgtctccctcgCAGCGATTTCTTTAAAgtcattaagctaggcataaaatgCTCAAGTAATTAATCCACCTgtatcccaaggtatatcaaattCAATTTTAATCAACAATGATTTGTACTTTAGTAGTGatcacaaagcaacatatatcaagcaataacgaagtctaactctcttcctatgcatcagcatgtcataaaagaacaattcatgcacatcaagtaaatgCCAATGCacagtataaacagtttcttgcaattttatgaTCTCCCCTCAACTAAATTAGTTAGGTTTTAAGCACGAGCACaaatggatcgaagatgatccaagtagaaagcTTTAGCAGTATGATAGATTTTGGGTGGTTCTTCCACCATTGGTTtagtaggtacaactattttttttggtattttgcgtttcctacccataactaaagacagaaaacaagagcacaaaataaaaactacttagtgataaagcaaacaagcacacacgagaatatcaccccacgctattgctccttGGCAATGGCGccaaaaaggtcttgataacccacaagtataggggatcgtttgtagcatttttcgataagtaagagtgacaaacccaacgaggagctaaaggtagaacaaatattccctcaaattctatcgaccaccgatacaactctacgcacacttaatgtttgctttacctagaacaagaatgaAACTATAAGTACTTTGGGAGAATAAAACTATCAATAAAATGCAAGATAATAAAATTTAGTTGTTTAGTAGAAAtcttttgtcacacaagaaagttatttgtccctaggcaaccgataactagaccggtaaccattattgcaattttatgtGAGGGAGAGGcgtaagctaacatactttccatACTTGGATTATATGCaattatgattggaactctagcaagcatccgcaactaccaaagatcattaaggtaaaaccgaaccatagcattaagtatcaagtcctctttactcccagacgcaacaacccccttactcgggtataggtttctgtcactctcgccaCCCACTGTAAGAGAATCATgaactgtaagtgcatctagtgccccttagtgattttggtgtattgaagacttataggttaagggactaatgtgtttatgagtgtacacaggtctataagtctatgaggagtttcaTATTTAtagtgaaagtcgacccctaaaatgaagttcttcgactgaagactttggatttctgaagactttctgaagacttcgaaagtgaagaaattggtgtgaccttgaagactaggTATCCATTCGAgaaacatgaagcgtgaagacttttgttttcgtagtttcattttctctttcttgagtcataggaaacaccgtactgttaaagggggtcgaggaaatactaaagAAAAATTTCCacgtgatgctcaactcaaaatcctacacctaccaatcccttcgagtgaagccattggaaatctcatacagttcagtcctattcttcagtgacagagacgaagttcttctggtctctgaggaattaattctgactgaggagttaggaattcgccagtgcggattgcctacactgtgaggaacatgatagccctgaggaatttgatactcaaatttttgaccgttgctgtgccttgtgccagctgtcccaaaatatctacccacctaacggtcacattattgaagggcatttatgtcttatcatgtcggactgctccctaggctataaatagccgccccctacaaccactagctggttggctgctgcGAGAGAAACtgcacttgtcatttgagagcatcccatcctccgaggactttgagcgaaaatcatcgagtgaggaaaacccaaatccaaacacctacaaacccaaagtgattgagcatcactgaagagattgatcctgcgtggatccgccgcttgttacctttgaagactgtgcttcttccagacggttaggcgtcatagtctgagcatccaagaggaaattgtggatcgccaagtgatcgagtttgtgaaggtttggaagtcacctgaagacttaccacgagtgattgggcgaggtctgtgtgaccttagctcaaggagattacggtgaggattgtgtgttcgggactgtgtgtcctcaggtttaaatacctagccgctccaaccagacgtacaactgagacagcagttggaactggtctaccaaatcattgtcttcacccagcttactggttctattccctcaactctttcatttcctcataactgtgttgttcACTTGTttatatctgtgtttgaagactttgactgaggACTTTCTTAATTTCCTGAGTTCAaattcttcagtctgtttgtcttcatcctgtgttaacctatgtttacgctttctgtactctgtgcttgtcttcatttcatcatgatgaccatgcttgtgttctgttatgtttacttttgagtacttattccactgcaagtagttctttgctaaggaatttcctcacccgcaaattctcagtgaagaattcataaaaatcgcctattcaccccctctagtcgatataacgcactttcaattggtatcaagcgaggtactcccttgttctgtgtgattatggtttaaccgcctagagttttagttatgtcgaccgcaggtatgatcaaggtctctgctgggtgtcctaccttcgatgggacggactacccctactggaagaataagatgcgaatgcatcttgaggcaattgataacaatctctggtatgttgtggaaaatcgtgttccctcagtcacaccttctctgaatgcttctgatgtgaagagattcaagcaactcgactcccaagcgaagaacatcatatgtggccatctgagcaaagggcaatatggaagagtgagtgctttggaaactgccaagcttatctaggataggctgtccaaagtcaatgaaggactctcaacacagcgtgactctcgtgttgacgttcttcgcaatctcttcaaccgcttcaaaatactcaacaatgaaaatgttcaacaaaccttcgattgcctcactgacatctcaaatgagcttcaagcacttggtgccgctgacatcaccgaccatgaggtagtgaagaaactgctgagatcgcttgattcctcatttgatactctggcactgatgatacaagaacgtggagattacaagtctcttgatcccgctgatatactcgagaggctaaacactcatgagttccagcttgctgagaagagagatctctatggttcgagttatggcagatcacgtgccctaaaagccaaggtcgtctctgaatctgaaggtgaagattctggtagtagccttggtgatcctgaagaactaaGCTAGGAGCTAGCACTGCTTGTGAAGAAATTCCAAaggttctcaagacgtggtcgctttggaaaatcctcaaggagcaatgattctgCATCcaatgactacaagaagaggctatgccacaaatgcaagaaatctggtcactacattcaagattgtccttagtgggacaaggaatcaaagaagaagaaatacaaggattacagttctgatgacgtgaagaagaagaaaaatctTCAAAGTCCTCATCATGAAAATCTTCGAAGtgttcatctcacaagaagagcagctcaaagaggctcgggcattcattggcaaggaaatggactctgaggctgaatctgaggaacatgaggaagaggaggcatctgaggagtccgagtctggtgtggcgagtctagctctcgctactgcattcgtcagcaagtctatcttcaactctgaagaaaatggcttcaccaacaaggctgatgaaggcaatgatgactacgctcccacctattgcttcatggcttagggtgccaaggtactcaaatatacctcctctgaatcaagtgagaatgaacctgatgaaaacctcaagcccagctactctaaacttgctaagattgctgtgaaacaacaaaaggcttttgaaaaggttcaaaacatgctagacaaaagtgatgatatgttgggtgaagaaatggatcgcactaaaaccttgactgaaaatcttcagagacttcagtctaggtttgacaaccttcaaggtcatcataacactatcttatctgatcatgagaagctttcttatgaatttcttcaaagaaagcaagatcttgaaaagctaagggtgagttatgaagatcttcagaaggagcgcaaTTCATTACTTGgtcaacaaatcagcgcttctcaggaagaatttgttccttcatgtttgaaatgcattgaacgtgaatctgctaattcttcacctgaatgttcaaatgcttcttcTGCTACAAATTtttcacctgtctctgctatcactaattcctcatctgaggacattgctagtatcactgatgatgcagggctgaaggaattgtacatgacaggcatgtacaaaagcctcaaagggcatcggactctttgtgatgtgcttaaaaagcagatcctcaataggaaccctaggaaagagggtattgcctttgagaggaaactcaatgctgatggtacatattggaagcctgagcaataccccaaaacctcatgggttgctgcaaagggacctccagttgatccatccaatttatctgtctttacatgtgaatctcctcattcttctgatgagtcatttgactccaactataaattgttcaaaaatcagaatggtgaagtatttgcttgatatgttggcactaactgcaggaacggttctcctatgaagaaaatctgggttcccaaaaggtgccttgaaaatcttcaggtgaatgtcctcatgacaccaccagtgaagaacaggaaccccagatcaaattcttcatatggacccaattcttcatatggacccaattcttcatatggatccaagtcctcatacggaccaaattcctcacgtggatcaaattcctcaaaaggatcaaagtcctcatatgaatatcatcgtgctaacaactctgtttcgtagggaagagccaagggctatgaatatgagcattattcttctaatcattatgttcataagtcttCGAAgtatttctctgcttattcatatgcttatcctaactcctcttatgtgaaacgaaatggactggcttctatgccacctttctcatatggagctcgcagagtgatgaactctttgccaccctggtggtgaagaaaaagaactaatctcttatgcagggccaggtctccagacgtgctaaaacatctgaagaatttgctggagacctgaaaatgcctgaaaggacgcaggctaatcatgaagaaatgaaccctcatttctcacgtcctctttctgttttatctgttctattggttgatgaaattgatctgatgaactgatgtcatattcttcactgatgaagtatacgagttcgtaagctgcactcaTTCATccgcaggatgatcaacccaaagccactgagtgggtcctcgatagtggatgtacaaatcacatgactggtgacaagaatctattgatggatgctcccttatctgcatcgcatctgaagcatatcatcttcgcaggcaaaggaaaaagcaaggtattgggtctaagTAAGGTTGCGATGACAagggatcgacacatggacaaagtcatgcttgttgagtccttaggatacaacctcatgtctgtctcaatgctttgtgatcttgatatggttgttgtctttggcaagtatcgttgtgttgtggtcttggaagctgacaattccaaagtcttcgaaggctttaggagaggagacttgtatattgttgatttctctacaggacctcaaccaaccgtatgcctacttgcaaaagcgtcagaaggctggctatggcatcgacgacttggtcatgcaggcatgaggaatttgcacacgcttgcgaagaagaagcatgtcattggcattgagaatatcaaattcctcaaggatcacttgtgcggtgcctgtgaagctggaaagatgaaggccaagcatccagcgaagactatcatgactactactcgaccatttgaattgcttcacatggatctttttggtcctaatcattattctgcagtttcaaatgatgcatctcaatatggctttgttattgttgatgattactctcgttacacatgggtacatattgtcacttacaaacatgaagtgcaggaattcttcaaacgattttctttgagggcttcaaccaactttggtgtgaagatcaagcacatcagaagtgacaatggaactgagttcaagaactctggtcttgatgactatcttgatgaactcggtattactcatgagttatctgctccttatactcctcagcaaaatgtcatcgtggagcgcaagaacaggactcttgctgagatggatcgcactatgcttgatgaatacaagacgcctcgtcgtttctggattgaggcaattgatactgcgtgccacatcatcaatagaGTATATCTttacaaattcttcaagaagactgcctatgaactcctcactgacaacaaacccaatgtgagttatttcaaagtcttcggtgctaaatgttggattagagatcctcatcacaactcaaaatttgcaccgaaa contains:
- the LOC123497301 gene encoding uncharacterized protein, encoding MATSPMTQENQHAVVVLPVANATEGGLVDSAGRPKESQHARLKIDIGENRSMVIEITLTGKLALQCPADAAPSADAAAAAAAAAEGVKNQEYMGQMRGWLMTVGTLFIGMSFHAAMRPPSWMPKDWYQVLRKTNYIRLPWSHLSPAEMAAPDNISKKQAVHALKYVLINTTTFAISLALVLALVIMKRSPPTRFIYMVKVMVGLLCFFVAWTFAIGNAYDPAASWLVVAYLALYGFYTLVTFFAVMWLPYHLLRPALERLKLLPKPAAQVSS